In Actinacidiphila yeochonensis CN732, a genomic segment contains:
- a CDS encoding alpha-L-rhamnosidase-related protein has translation MSTSPAEDPALAGPTGPSVGPSVDPVPGPARRSVLRAGVGGAAVAAGLAAGAVPAVAAPAGDGHAAAKSGPAGLASAAGDWQRYVQGPGGRTVRPVRILRTEGQVSGADSLLRPGGGVAVLTRPKPAQPPAWPAGTTAAASSSHAPNNGDNGQPRTYDAGNAVDGDPDTFWNDDTIASYPDTLTVTVPAALDLPGITLLSNADGVPTDFTVETWDGSAWQSAATVTGNTSTRRAVPFDRKVSTTGVRITVTGDQDTPQGQFTRVNEVYPGVLADDDVPRIVVDFGKVVVGYPHLRFQSASAGSPGVRLAFSETVEFLTERSDFTRADQSGVPSQGTDQYAVPAKGADWQDAKGYLAGDQVYADGLHGFRYLQISLDALASDAPAALPYGEVSVDAVWVDFTAYVGTPDSYRGWFLSSDDDLNRYWYGAAYTNELVTDTFRSDDIDPRGADTPTLDGKLVLHDGAKRDRDPYVGDLAVSARTLYLTHDDAAAAARDVLADLAAHQRADGWIPPASINGYTLPLFDYPLWWVTCSWDYVLYTGDRAYATTWYPVLLKVLDGWYPSVTDSDGLLSKGLNGTDGYGDYAFLGRTGKITYYNANYVQALTDAAALARWLGKGADADRWTARAAQVAKAVNASLWDAAAGAYLDSSTGAVRHAQDGNAIAITAGVADAGRAASALAHLDATTVLPYGNAFMDNDTLFAGASQRVYAFTSYPELVARFRTGRADSALDQIRRTYGWMDSHDPGTTNWEGIGPDGTPYEDAYTSMAHGWSTGVLPALTNELLGARPTAPGFATWEVVPSPGDVAWAAGQVPTPQGPLAVSWSHPSAGALTLTVQAPRGTRGSVSVPDDGRRVEVAVNGRTAFTSRTGRTGREFEAKAEGGRITLSGLGAGRTTVTVRLAR, from the coding sequence CTGCCCGCCGCAGCGTGCTGCGCGCCGGGGTCGGCGGCGCGGCCGTCGCCGCGGGGCTGGCCGCCGGGGCCGTCCCGGCTGTCGCGGCCCCGGCCGGCGACGGGCACGCCGCCGCCAAGTCCGGCCCCGCCGGCCTCGCGAGCGCGGCCGGCGACTGGCAGCGCTACGTGCAGGGCCCGGGCGGCCGCACCGTCCGCCCGGTGCGCATCCTGCGGACGGAGGGCCAGGTCAGCGGCGCCGACTCGCTGCTGCGCCCCGGCGGCGGGGTCGCCGTGCTGACCCGGCCGAAGCCTGCGCAGCCGCCGGCGTGGCCGGCCGGCACCACCGCCGCCGCGTCCTCCTCGCACGCGCCCAACAACGGTGACAACGGGCAGCCGCGCACCTACGACGCGGGCAACGCGGTCGACGGCGACCCGGACACGTTCTGGAACGACGACACGATCGCCTCCTACCCCGACACCCTCACCGTCACGGTGCCCGCCGCGCTCGACCTGCCCGGGATCACCCTGCTGTCGAACGCCGACGGCGTGCCCACCGACTTCACCGTGGAGACCTGGGACGGCTCGGCCTGGCAGAGCGCGGCCACCGTCACCGGCAACACCAGCACGCGCCGGGCGGTCCCGTTCGACCGGAAGGTGTCCACCACGGGTGTGCGGATCACCGTCACCGGCGACCAGGACACCCCCCAGGGGCAGTTCACCCGGGTCAACGAGGTCTACCCGGGGGTGCTGGCCGACGACGACGTGCCGCGGATCGTGGTCGACTTCGGCAAGGTCGTGGTCGGCTACCCGCACCTGCGCTTCCAGTCCGCCTCCGCGGGCAGCCCCGGGGTGCGGCTGGCGTTCTCCGAGACCGTCGAGTTCCTCACCGAGCGCAGCGACTTCACCCGCGCCGACCAGTCCGGGGTGCCCTCGCAGGGCACCGACCAGTACGCGGTGCCGGCCAAGGGCGCCGACTGGCAGGACGCCAAGGGCTACCTGGCCGGCGACCAGGTGTACGCCGACGGCCTGCACGGCTTCCGCTACCTCCAGATCAGCCTGGACGCGCTGGCCTCCGACGCGCCCGCCGCGCTGCCCTACGGCGAGGTCTCGGTGGACGCGGTGTGGGTGGACTTCACCGCCTACGTGGGCACCCCGGACTCCTACCGCGGCTGGTTCCTCAGCTCCGACGACGACCTGAACCGCTACTGGTACGGGGCCGCCTACACCAACGAGCTGGTCACGGACACCTTCCGCTCCGACGACATCGACCCGCGCGGCGCCGACACCCCGACGCTGGACGGCAAGCTGGTGCTGCACGACGGCGCCAAGCGCGACCGCGACCCGTACGTCGGCGACCTGGCCGTCTCCGCCCGCACCCTGTACCTCACGCACGACGACGCGGCCGCCGCGGCGCGCGACGTGCTGGCCGACCTGGCCGCCCACCAGCGCGCCGACGGCTGGATACCGCCCGCCTCGATCAACGGCTACACTCTCCCGCTCTTCGACTACCCGCTGTGGTGGGTGACGTGCAGCTGGGACTACGTCCTCTACACCGGCGACCGCGCCTACGCCACCACGTGGTACCCGGTGCTGCTGAAGGTCCTCGACGGCTGGTACCCCTCGGTCACCGACTCCGACGGCCTGCTCTCCAAGGGCCTGAACGGCACCGACGGTTACGGCGACTACGCCTTCCTCGGCCGCACCGGCAAGATCACGTACTACAACGCCAACTACGTGCAGGCGCTGACCGACGCGGCGGCGCTGGCCCGCTGGCTGGGCAAGGGCGCGGACGCCGACCGGTGGACGGCGCGGGCCGCCCAGGTGGCGAAGGCGGTCAACGCGTCGCTGTGGGACGCGGCGGCGGGCGCCTACCTGGACTCCTCGACGGGCGCGGTACGTCACGCCCAGGACGGCAACGCCATCGCGATCACCGCGGGCGTGGCCGACGCCGGCCGGGCCGCCTCGGCGCTGGCCCACCTGGACGCCACCACGGTGCTGCCGTACGGCAACGCGTTCATGGACAACGACACGCTCTTCGCCGGGGCCTCGCAGCGGGTGTACGCCTTCACCTCGTACCCGGAGCTGGTGGCCCGCTTCCGTACCGGCCGGGCGGACTCGGCGCTGGACCAGATCCGCCGCACCTACGGCTGGATGGACAGCCACGACCCGGGCACCACCAACTGGGAGGGCATCGGCCCGGACGGCACCCCGTACGAGGACGCGTACACCAGCATGGCGCACGGCTGGTCGACCGGCGTCCTGCCCGCGCTGACCAACGAGCTGCTGGGGGCGCGCCCGACGGCGCCCGGCTTCGCCACCTGGGAGGTGGTGCCCAGCCCGGGCGACGTGGCGTGGGCGGCCGGCCAGGTGCCCACCCCGCAGGGGCCGTTGGCCGTCTCGTGGTCGCACCCCTCGGCCGGTGCCCTCACCCTCACCGTCCAGGCCCCGCGCGGTACCCGCGGCAGCGTCTCCGTCCCCGACGACGGGCGGCGGGTCGAGGTGGCGGTGAACGGCCGCACGGCCTTCACCAGCCGGACCGGCCGGACCGGGCGGGAGTTCGAGGCGAAGGCGGAGGGCGGCCGGATCACCCTGTCAGGCCTGGGCGCCGGCCGCACGACGGTGACGGTGCGCCTGGCGCGCTGA